GCCCTAGAcgggctcgcctgcggctcgtGCGAGGCCCCGCCAGCGAGCGCCCTGTCCTCTGCACTCTCGACTGGGGAGGCGTCCACGACGACGGGCTCGGCAACTCGCGGAcgcaaaaacaaaaaacacTCGCACCAGTCGCCGCGCACATTCGTCTCGGCTTCGTGCTCaagtcgcctcgcctctgcagcgcgacgcgaggccgcggccgccacctctgcgtccgccgccgcggcagatgCCCGCGTGGGTTTCGTGTAGCACTTCTTTTCCTCCCTCTCAGGCCCCCCCGTCGGTGCTCCCGATGCGCTCGccacgcggctgcggccgagCCAGGCACGCGCGTCTTGGGTGAGAGAGCTGGGGCGGCTGCTGGGTCCGCCAGTGACGCTCGCCAGCGGACTCCCACCCCTGCGTGGGTGCGAGGCGCCGTTTAGGTTGCACTCGGCTGCGATGCTGCTTGTGACAAGCAGTCGAATCCAGATTCCATCGAGCTTCCCAGCCTTGATTCGCTCGAAGCACGCACCGCCCTCCGGCGGGCAAGCGGCCTCGGCAGGAGCCGCAGATGCCTCTTTCGGTTcggcagctgaagcgccCGACAGACCTCCGAGCCGCGCAACTCCCTCCCAGTCACTTGccttgcgcggcgcgagggcgtcgcgggaATGTGCTTCCCCGTTccgcgcagaagcggcgtttctctgcgtcttcggaCTCGCCCCGGAGATGCGCAGAGACGGGCCTTCCCTCCCAGTGCGCGAGGCCACGAAGGCGTCGAGGTCAGTCAGCAGACCGAAGAGGTAGGGGCGCTTTTCTTTCGCAGCTAGCAAGAGACCCAGCTGCAGCACGAGCTGCCTCCCTAGCTCCCGTTTCTGCGACAAGCTAGCTGCGTGCAGCTCTCTAGGCATCGCGTACGAAGACGGGAGGTAGTCCCCCAGCTCGCCCCGCGAGACGAGGATTTCGTTGATCATTCTAgtcgcgagcgcctcagcggcctcgtctccgcgatGCGTCTTTTTCTGTACGTCGGTGGCCTTCGCTCCACGATCCTCGagctgcgtgtgcagcgatgaacccgcaggcggccgcgacgccgacggagGAACGTTCCCGAGCTCCTCCCCATCCGTGGTCGACtctcgcccgccctcgcttTGTCTTCGACTCCCGTCACTCAGAGCCTCAAAGGAGCTCTCCGGCTGCGCAcgggcgagccgcccgcgcgccacGCCCGCCGCATCGGTGCTTCCGACGGAGTTCCTCGGTGCGCGTCTCCCTGCAGCTCCCTCACCGTCGTCTGAGATGCGTGGGGAGTCCTCCGCAACCGACGACGTATGCGCTGCaagcagcctcgcgcgactGAGTCGAtttttcgcctcttcgccgtcccgcggcgacggggaCGCGGACTCCTCGCTATCCGAGCTGCGAACCGTTGCGCGTCTCGTAAATTGGGTCACGAGGTCCTTTACGAACCCATCTcgcacgccggcgcgcgcagccgcctcgctcgcgaaggccgccggcaACGAATGCCGCACGCCCCGCTGGCGAGCCGccacgacggccgcgcgcggcgacagaacTGCGTCGGGCGCACGCAGactgctcgcgcgcgccacgccagccgctgccgctggtgCCGCAGCCTCCTTTGCAGAAGGTTTCTCCAGCCGCCCCGGCGAAGGGGCGCTGGACGCGGTGGTCGCGCTCAAGCAGCGGCTTCCAGACCGCGAGGTGTGAGGCGTGAAGAGATCGAAAACCGTGTGGCCCAGGAGCCACTCGCCAAGAAAGGCCGCCAGCCTGCAGTCCACACTgtggaggagagaggcgtgcGCCGAGTGGTAGCGAGACGACGGATCGAAGGCGTAGCAGTTGTTGATCCGAAACATCAGCAACTGGCGCAGCGACAGAAAACCGACATCCGTCTGGACCGTGCTCACGTCGTTGGGAAGAAGCTGATGAAGCGAGATGTCGCCTGAAGGGAGGAAGCAGGGAAACGCCAGAC
The Besnoitia besnoiti strain Bb-Ger1 chromosome VIII, whole genome shotgun sequence genome window above contains:
- a CDS encoding hypothetical protein (encoded by transcript BESB_085360), producing the protein MSFYPWGSSLPNPAAVAQARAPGKQTGDRSLSGVLVGEGEAPTASGLRAAGRMPSSWSPLADDGTMQTSAEGSPFSSACHVYGSTSGHVNFSGETDAASPSADVSPGCPPPPGARVCPWTSRSASAYLSRAGSLRDVARCGSCGDAAASFPQAGLASPRPNGDGAAPENAPREDDLPLQPAAAVPEAAQARLPETCADSSVPRQVPAAADHESDSRENQALPHTAPGSGHTTGEEDEPQRSKLSKWADAHHLRPVPLCTISGVSEIAIMKKGLLAISLVDGIGGRALAARASLTTRQWEESDPSPEARRQIAELETFHDAVRGRKLMRELMMGDISLHQLLPNDVSTVQTDVGFLSLRQLLMFRINNCYAFDPSSRYHSAHASLLHSVDCRLAAFLGEWLLGHTVFDLFTPHTSRSGSRCLSATTASSAPSPGRLEKPSAKEAAAPAAAAGVARASSLRAPDAVLSPRAAVVAARQRGVRHSLPAAFASEAAARAGVRDGFVKDLVTQFTRRATVRSSDSEESASPSPRDGEEAKNRLSRARLLAAHTSSVAEDSPRISDDGEGAAGRRAPRNSVGSTDAAGVARGRLARAQPESSFEALSDGSRRQSEGGRESTTDGEELGNVPPSASRPPAGSSLHTQLEDRGAKATDVQKKTHRGDEAAEALATRMINEILVSRGELGDYLPSSYAMPRELHAASLSQKRELGRQLVLQLGLLLAAKEKRPYLFGLLTDLDAFVASRTGREGPSLRISGASPKTQRNAASARNGEAHSRDALAPRKASDWEGVARLGGLSGASAAEPKEASAAPAEAACPPEGGACFERIKAGKLDGIWIRLLVTSSIAAECNLNGASHPRRGGSPLASVTGGPSSRPSSLTQDARAWLGRSRVASASGAPTGGPEREEKKCYTKPTRASAAAADAEVAAAASRRAAEARRLEHEAETNVRGDWCECFLFLRPRVAEPVVVDASPVESAEDRALAGGASHEPQASPSRAAEGLAAAEAAAQEAGGAYEVIVSDDRPAGAEIYWGMSDTDLLCRATGKQSCQWQVACIPESVDLQQSVGGDVRAKDLVSELRERIRRRSDRLNSVRGAGGIATNETEFLVDP